Proteins from a single region of Xiphias gladius isolate SHS-SW01 ecotype Sanya breed wild chromosome 2, ASM1685928v1, whole genome shotgun sequence:
- the LOC120797661 gene encoding uncharacterized protein LOC120797661 isoform X1 — MDNTYKSKQNGGHSNLSRLLLLLLLAGLQPVQSSDGEQPELDDDDKEGVKVSIIGLDYVTVGVPSSVECDANCPACTYSMSLDVQSAQGQGNVLAFTVNSWVESLTVTCNATNEDTEMTATTTKQLQVLAGPANISITGPDLMNPTVSHTYSCHAYCLPTCTYAWKTNSGPWISGQGNVISVTTQEMENSKLLICKATNSVSWLFVTATRNITVIYRNLSNRVEASRVLLLAFIIPAAFILSI, encoded by the exons ATGGATAATACCTACAAATCTAAACAAAACGGAGGACACTCAAATCTCAGCAgacttttgctgctgctgcttctggcAG GGCTTCAGCCAGTACAGTCTTCAGATGGAGAGCAGCCCGAactagatgatgatgataagg AAGGAGTGAAAGTATCAATTATTGGTCTGGACTACGTGACAGTGGGTGTGCCTAGCAGCGTTGAGTGTGATGCCAACTGCCCTGCGTGTACCTATTCTATGTCTTTGGATGTACAGAGTGCCCAGGGTCAGGGCAATGTACTAGCCTTCACTGTAAATAGTTGGGTGGAGTCTTTAACAGTGACATGTAATGCCACAAATGAAGACACAGAGATGACTGCCACGACAACAAAGCAATTGCAGGTGTTAG CTGGACCTGCCAACATTTCCATCACAGGCCCTGATTTAATGAATCCAACAGTGAGTCACACCTACAGCTGCCATGCCTACTGTCTGCCAACTTGTACCTACGCCTGGAAAACAAATAGTGGCCCATGGATTAGTGGACAAGGGAACGTGATTTCTGTCACTACTCAGGAGATGGAAAATTCCAAACTTCTCATCTGCAAAGCCACCAACAGTGTGTCTTGGCTGTTTGTCACTGCTACTCGAAACATAACTGTAATAT ATCGGAACCTGTCCAATCGTGTTGAGGCTTCAAGAGTGCTGCTGTTGGCCTTCATTATTCCTGCTGCCTTTATCCTATCTATCTAA
- the LOC120800214 gene encoding mitogen-activated protein kinase 12-like, which yields MAVRSRTGFYRQEVNRTVWEVLERYQDLKQVGTGAYGTVCSAWDCRTGTQMAIKKLHRPSQSKLFAKRAYRELRLLKHMKHENVIGLLNVFTAEISLDRFRDIYLVMPFMGTDLGKLMKLERLSEDRVQFLVYQMLKGLKYIHSAGIIHRDHKPGNLVINQDCELKILDFGLARQADTEMMGYVVTRWYRAPEVILNWMHYTQTVDIWSAGCITAEMLLGKPLFKGNDHLDQLREIMKITGTPTTDFVVKLQSQDAKNYIRSLPKVPKKDLHSVFSKASSNAVCVLEKMLLLDPERRVGASEALDLPFFSEFRDAEEETEALPYEQTMDDTDLPLDQQKRHTFTEILTFRPPRDSKETSL from the exons ATGGCTGTGCGATCCAGGACGGGATTCTACCGGCAGGAGGTAAACAGAACTGTGTGGGAGGTTCTGGAGAGGTACCAGGACTTGAAGCAGGTTGGGACAGGGGCCTATGGGACAGTGTG TTCAGCATGGGACTGCCGGACAGGGACTCAGATGGCCATCAAAAAACTCCACCGGCCATCCCAGTCCAAACTTTTTGCAAAAAGGGCGTACAGAGAACTGCGACTCCTCAAACACATGAAGCATGAAAAT GTGATTGGACTGCTAAATGTTTTCACTGCTGAAATTTCATTGGACCGGTTTCGTGA cattTACCTGGTGATGCCGTTCATGGGCACTGACCTCGGCAAGCTGATGAAGCTGGAGAGATTATCAGAGGACAGAGTGCAATTCCTCGTCTATCAGATGCTGAAAGGACTTAAG taTATCCACTCTGCAGGGATCATCCACAGG GACCATAAACCTGGAAATTTAGTCATTAACCAGGACTGTGAGTTAAAG ATTCTTGACTTTGGCCTGGCgaggcaggcagacacagaAATGATGGGCTACGTTGTGACACGGTGGTACAGAGCACCTGAGGTTATCCTCAACTGGATGCACTACACACAAACTG TGGATATCTGGTCTGCAGGTTGTATCACGGCAGAGATGCTGCTGGGAAAGCCGCTGTTTAAGGGAAACGATC ACCTGGACCAACTCAGAGAAATCATGAAGATTACAGGAACCCCAACTACTGACTTTGTTGTGAAACTACAGAGCCAAGAT GCCAAAAACTACATCAGAAGTCTACcaaaagtgccaaaaaaagATTTGCACTCTGTTTTCTCCAAAGCTAGCTCAAATG cagtgtgtgtacTTGAAAAGATGCTGCTTCTGGACCCTGAGCGGAGAGTCGGTGCCTCGGAGGCACTGGACCTGCCTTTCTTTAGTGAGTTCAgagatgcagaggaggagactGAGGCGCTACCGTATGAGCAGACCATGGATGACACAGACCTTCCGCTGGACCAGCAGAAAC GTCACACTTTCACAGAGATACTCACCTTCAGGCCACCCAGGGACTCAAAGGAGACGTCACTTTAa
- the LOC120797661 gene encoding uncharacterized protein LOC120797661 isoform X2 yields MDNTYKSKQNGGHSNLSRLLLLLLLAGLQPVQSSDGEQPELDDDDKGVKVSIIGLDYVTVGVPSSVECDANCPACTYSMSLDVQSAQGQGNVLAFTVNSWVESLTVTCNATNEDTEMTATTTKQLQVLAGPANISITGPDLMNPTVSHTYSCHAYCLPTCTYAWKTNSGPWISGQGNVISVTTQEMENSKLLICKATNSVSWLFVTATRNITVIYRNLSNRVEASRVLLLAFIIPAAFILSI; encoded by the exons ATGGATAATACCTACAAATCTAAACAAAACGGAGGACACTCAAATCTCAGCAgacttttgctgctgctgcttctggcAG GGCTTCAGCCAGTACAGTCTTCAGATGGAGAGCAGCCCGAactagatgatgatgataagg GAGTGAAAGTATCAATTATTGGTCTGGACTACGTGACAGTGGGTGTGCCTAGCAGCGTTGAGTGTGATGCCAACTGCCCTGCGTGTACCTATTCTATGTCTTTGGATGTACAGAGTGCCCAGGGTCAGGGCAATGTACTAGCCTTCACTGTAAATAGTTGGGTGGAGTCTTTAACAGTGACATGTAATGCCACAAATGAAGACACAGAGATGACTGCCACGACAACAAAGCAATTGCAGGTGTTAG CTGGACCTGCCAACATTTCCATCACAGGCCCTGATTTAATGAATCCAACAGTGAGTCACACCTACAGCTGCCATGCCTACTGTCTGCCAACTTGTACCTACGCCTGGAAAACAAATAGTGGCCCATGGATTAGTGGACAAGGGAACGTGATTTCTGTCACTACTCAGGAGATGGAAAATTCCAAACTTCTCATCTGCAAAGCCACCAACAGTGTGTCTTGGCTGTTTGTCACTGCTACTCGAAACATAACTGTAATAT ATCGGAACCTGTCCAATCGTGTTGAGGCTTCAAGAGTGCTGCTGTTGGCCTTCATTATTCCTGCTGCCTTTATCCTATCTATCTAA